In the Acidimicrobiales bacterium genome, ACACCCCGGGCCGACCTCGGCGCCTTCACCGACGACCGTGTGGCCCTGGAGGATCGCACCGGGGAAGATCGACACGTCGGGCGACAGCTCGACGGTGGCGTCGACGTACGTGTGCTCGGGGTCGACCATGCCGACACCACGGGCAAGCCAACCCCGGTTGATGCGCCGGCGGAGGCGGCTCTCGGCCCGGGCGAGCTGCCAACGATCGTTCACGCCTTCGGTCTCGCTGGGGTCCGTGGCGAGCACCGAGTCGACCGGGTAACCGGCGTCGTGCAGCACCGACACCACGTCGGTCAGGTAGTACTCGCCTTGCGCGTTCTCGGGGCTGAGGCGGCGCAAGGCGGGCGCGAGGACGCTGCGGCGGAAGCAGTAGATCGACGTGTTGACCTCGTCGATCTCGCGCTCCTCCTCGGTCGCGTCGGGCTCCTCGACGACTTTCGCCACATGGGCATCGCGGTCGCGCACCACCCGGCCGTACCCGAACGGGTCGGGCAGCTGGGCCGACAAGAGCGTGCACGCCGCATCGCTGGCTTGGTGGGCCACCACGAGCTGGGCGATGGTCGACGGCTTCAGCAGCGGGGTGTCCCCGGGCAACACGATCACGTCGTCGTCATCGTCGGGGCCGTCGTCGAAGGCGGTGAGCGCCACCGAGACGGCGTCGCCGGTGCCCCGCTGCACCCGTTGCTCGACGAACTCCACGGCGACGTCGCCCGGCTCCTCCTGCAGCTTCTTGGTGACCCGATCGGCCCCGTGCCCCACCACCACGACCGCTCGACGCGCGTCGACGTCGGCCAACGAATCGAGCACGAACTGCAACATCGTGCGACCGCACAACCGGTGCAACGGCTTGGGGCGCTCGGATTTCATCCGGGTTCCGGCACCTGCCGCCAACACGATGGCGGAGAGGGGGCGGGTCGCGGTGGCCATGCAGGTGGTCTAGCGCGCTGATGCTCTCGCGTCTGCCGAGAAGGCACCCGCGGCCACCGGTGACGCGCGAGGGACCGGCGAGAAGTCACGCGCGGCAACGAACGTGGGCCGGCGAGCGGGCGCGGCGAACGGCTCGACGCACGCGTTGTCGACGCTGTTGAACACCACGAACACGTTGGCCCGCGGGAACGGGGTGATGTTGCCGTTCGAGCCGTGCATGCAGTTGCAGTCGAAGACGGTCGCGCCACCCGCCGGGCCCGTGAGCACGTCGATGCCGTGGCGGTCGGCCAGGCGCGAGAGGGACGCCGGATCAGGCGAGCCGACCTCCTGGGCGCGCAGCGACTGGCGGTAGTTGTCGTCGGGCGTCTCGCCCACGCAGGAGATGAACGTGCGGTGCGAGCCCGGCATGATCATCAGCGGCCCGTTCGACGCGTGGTTGTCGGTCAGCGCGATCGAGATCGACGCGGCCCGCATCGCGGGCATGCCGTCTTCGGCGTGCCACGTCTCAAAATCGGAGTGCCACTGGAACTCCTTGCCTGCGAAGCCGGGCTTGAAGTTCACCCGGCTCTGGTGGACGTAGACGTCAGAGCCGAGCAGCTGCCGCGCGACACCGGCCACCCGGGGGTCGCGCACGAGCTCGGCGAACACCGGGCTGATCACATGGACCTCGAAGATCGAGCGGACCTCGTCGGCATCGGGCTCGACGACCGTGCGCTCGTCACGCCGCAGCCCGCGGTCGGACGAGAGGCGGGCGAGCTCGTCGAGGTACCTGCGGACTTCCTGTGGTGTCGCCAACTCGTCGACTTGCAGGTAGCCGTCGGTGGCGAACCGGCCGAGCGACGCTTCGTCGAGCGGTCCGTCAGCCGCGCGGCCCCACACGACGGGATCGGTGCGTGCCAGCTCCCTGGGCCGCTCGGCGACGCGCGTGGGGTAGCGGTCGGCAACTGGTGCGGGCCGAGTCGCGGTCATGACGACAGCAACGGGTAGGCGCCGTGCTCGTCGTGGACCTCGCGACCCGTCACCGGCGGGTTGAAGACGCACACCGTGCGCAGGTGGGTGTCGGCGTGCACCGTGTGGTGCTCGTGACCGTCGAGCAGGTACATGGTGCCGTCGCGCAGCGGGTGCACCTCGCCGGTCTCGTCGTTCACGAGCCGACCTTCGCCCGACACGACGTACACCGCTTCGACATGGTTGGCGTACCACATCGACGTGGCGGTCCCAGCGAACAAGACGGTGTCGTGCAACGAGAACCCGACTCCTTCGCCGGCCAGCACGAATCGGCGGCTGCGCCAGGTGTCGGTGACCACGTCGCGGTCGGTGCCGTCGAGCTGCGACAAGCTGCGGACGATCATCGGACGGCCTCGATCGACGCGTCGAGCAGGTCGAGCCCGTGGGCGAGGTCGGCTGGCTCGATGTTGAGCGGGGGCATGACCTTCACCACCTCGCCTTCGGGACCGGACGTCTCGATGAGCAAGCCGCGCTCGAACGCCGCGGTCGTCACTTTGCCGGCGAGCGCGTGGTCGCGGAACGCGATGCCCTGCAACATGCCACGGCCGCGCACGTCGGCGCCCTCATGGCCGGCGGCGATCCCGGCCAGCCGGTCGCCGAGCTCGGCGGACCGCTGCTGCACCTCCTTGGCGAACACGTCATCGGCCCAGAACGCCTCGAGCGCTGCGGTCGCGGTGACGAAGGCCGGGTTGTGGCCACGGAACGTGCCGTTGTGCTCGCCGGGCTCCCACAAGTCCAGCTCGGGCCGGAACAACGTGAGCGCGAACGGCAGGCCGTAACCCGACAGTGACTTCGACAAGCACACGATGTCGGGCTCGAGGCCGGCTGGCTCGAAGCTGAAGAACGTGCCGGTTCGGCCGCAGCCGGCTTGCACGTCGTCGACGATCAACACGATGTCGTGGCGGCGGCACAAGTCCTGCAACCCCCGCAGCCACGAAGCGCGGGCCGCGTTGATGCCGCCTTCGCCCTGCACCGTCTCGACGATCACCGCGGCGGGGTGCTCGATGCCGCTGCCGCGGTCGTTGAGCACTCGCTCGAGCCACAAGAAGTCGGTGGTCTCGCCATCGAAGTAGTCGTCGTACGGGGCCGGGGTGGCGTGGTACAGCGGGATACCGGCCCCGCCCCGCTTCATCGAGTTGCCGGTGACGGCGAGCGAGCCGAGCGTCATGCCGTGGAAGGCGTTGGTGAAGCTCACGACGTGCTCGCGGCCGGTGACCTTGCGGGCGAGCTTGAGCGCCGCCTCGACCGAGTTGGTGCCGGTCGGTCCCGGGAACATGACCTTGTAGTCGAGGCCGCGCGGCGCGAGCACATGGGACTTGAACCGTTCGAGGAACTCGCGCTTGGCCACGGTGTGCATGTCGAGGGAGTGCACGATGGCCCCCCGCTCGAGGTGCTCGATCAGCGCCTGACGGAGCACGGGGTGGTTGTGGCCGTAGTTCAGCGCACCGGCGCCGCAGAAGAAGTCGAGGTACACGTTGCCTTCGTCGTCGAACAGGTGGCTACCCGCCGCACGATCGAACACCGCCGTCCAGTTCCGGCAATAGCTGCGGACCTCGGATTCCATGGTTTCGAAGATGCTCTGCACGATGAATGGTTGCTTCCTGTGAGACGAACCTGGGCACCGGATCGGTGCATCGCAGGGGGTGCGCCGCGCGTCAGCGCGAACACCACGGCCCGATGCGGAACAACACCTCGGTGTCGTGTCCGTCGGGGAAATCCGCCGGGTGAAAGAGCGGGATTTGCTCCACTCGGCACCGTCGCTCGTGCGCGAACGACGTGAACAAGGCGATGCTCGCCTCGTTGTCAGGGGTGATGGTGGTCTCCATCCGGTCGACCCGCTGCTCGGGTGGCTGGACAACCGTCCGGTCGGCCAACTCGGCGAGCATCTGCCCCGCAATGCCTTGCCCCCGTTGGGATTCGGCGACCGCGACCTGCCAGACCACCAGTGTGTCGGGCTGGTCCGGGCGCCGATAGCCCGTCACGAAACCGGCGAGCTGGTCGCCCGCATCGGCGACGATCGACGTGGCCGCGAAGTCGCGGCACCAGAGCAAATACGCGTACGACGAGTTGAGATCGAGCGCACCCGAATCCTTGGCTATTCGCCACATCGAGGCCCCATCGGCCACCACCGGGCGTCTGAATTCCAGGTGTTGGGGTCGTACGCGAGTGTCCGTCTCTGGGGCGGGCATCTCCACCCACCGTAACGAATCGGGGGGCGCTCCATGCAACTCTTCGTGGCCGATCGGCGCGTGGAGTGCTATCGCCATGGGGCCACTGGTGGTTCGCCACGCGAGGCGGCCTTTGCGAGCCTGCAGGCTGGCGCGCCGGGGTGCGGAGTTCGGGGGGCAGGGCTCGAACCTGCAACAGCCGGCTCCAAAGGCCGGTGTTCTGCCAATTGAACTACCCCCGATCGGGACGGCCAGCCTACCGGTCAGCAGGGCCCCGCTCGCCGTCCCGGGCCTCGCCCCGTTTCGCACGCGGCGAGGGACGCCCGCTAGGTTCGGCACCCTCATGGGATCGCTGATCAAGAAGCGCCGCAAGCGCATGCGCAAGAAGAAGCACAAGAAGATGCTGAAGCGCACCCGCTGGCAGCGCCGCGCCGCCGGCAAGTAGCTCCCCGACCTCGCCGCGCCTCCACCAACGTTCGGCGGGCAGGCGCGCGGGCCGATCGGGAAGAATCCACCCCGCAGCGTCCACGGACCCGGGAGTGGCCATGCAGGTGAGCGAGGCGATGAGCGAAGCGGTGACCGTCGGTCCCGACGATCGCCTGGTCGACGCCGCGAAGGCGCTGCGGTCGCGCGGCGCGTCCGCCGCCGTCGTGGTCGACCATGGCCGCCCGATCGGCGTCCTCACCGAGCGCGACTTCCTCCAGACCGTCATCGACGGCACGGATCCCATGGCGCCGGTGCGCCAGGCCATGACAGCCGAGGTCGTATCGCTCGCCCCGCACGACGACCTCGACAAGATGCGCGACTTGTGCGCCCGCCACTCGTTCCGCCACGTGCCGGTGATCCACGACGGCCAGCTGCTCGGCATGGTGTCGCTCGACGCGCCGGGCACCACCAGCGTCGACGCGGACCGGCGGCCGGCCGGCGACTTCGGGTCGAGCGGTGTGGTGTCGCGCTTTCGTGGGCCGTACGCCGACGGACCACCGGCGGCTGACCTCGAGATCGACACCCCCGACCTCGACAAGTTCCGCTTCGCCGAGATCCGCCGCATGGTGGTGATCGTGGCGGTGCTCGGTGTCGCCATCGCCCGCCGCGTCATCGCTCGGGTGGCACGCGGCAAGGTGAAAGAGGTCCATCTGGCGGCCGCCGACGGCATGGTCGACGGGTTCGAGCAGCTCGGGCCGACATTCGTGAAGATCGGCCAGCTCATCGCCTCGTCGCCCGGCGTGTTCCCGCAGTTCATGAGCGACGCCGCCCTGCGCTGCCTGAACGACGTGCCGCCGTTCGACGGGGAGACCGCGGCGGCGATGATCCGCAAGGACCTCGGCCGCTCGCCGCACCAGCTGTTCAAG is a window encoding:
- a CDS encoding NTP transferase domain-containing protein, which gives rise to MATATRPLSAIVLAAGAGTRMKSERPKPLHRLCGRTMLQFVLDSLADVDARRAVVVVGHGADRVTKKLQEEPGDVAVEFVEQRVQRGTGDAVSVALTAFDDGPDDDDDVIVLPGDTPLLKPSTIAQLVVAHQASDAACTLLSAQLPDPFGYGRVVRDRDAHVAKVVEEPDATEEEREIDEVNTSIYCFRRSVLAPALRRLSPENAQGEYYLTDVVSVLHDAGYPVDSVLATDPSETEGVNDRWQLARAESRLRRRINRGWLARGVGMVDPEHTYVDATVELSPDVSIFPGAILQGHTVVGEGAEVGPGCRLVDCTIGAGAVLESTTARNAEVGDHARVGPFAVLEPGDVVPASSVTGPFYTST
- the thpD gene encoding ectoine hydroxylase — protein: MTATRPAPVADRYPTRVAERPRELARTDPVVWGRAADGPLDEASLGRFATDGYLQVDELATPQEVRRYLDELARLSSDRGLRRDERTVVEPDADEVRSIFEVHVISPVFAELVRDPRVAGVARQLLGSDVYVHQSRVNFKPGFAGKEFQWHSDFETWHAEDGMPAMRAASISIALTDNHASNGPLMIMPGSHRTFISCVGETPDDNYRQSLRAQEVGSPDPASLSRLADRHGIDVLTGPAGGATVFDCNCMHGSNGNITPFPRANVFVVFNSVDNACVEPFAAPARRPTFVAARDFSPVPRASPVAAGAFSADARASAR
- a CDS encoding ectoine synthase, whose translation is MIVRSLSQLDGTDRDVVTDTWRSRRFVLAGEGVGFSLHDTVLFAGTATSMWYANHVEAVYVVSGEGRLVNDETGEVHPLRDGTMYLLDGHEHHTVHADTHLRTVCVFNPPVTGREVHDEHGAYPLLSS
- the ectB gene encoding diaminobutyrate--2-oxoglutarate transaminase, with protein sequence MQSIFETMESEVRSYCRNWTAVFDRAAGSHLFDDEGNVYLDFFCGAGALNYGHNHPVLRQALIEHLERGAIVHSLDMHTVAKREFLERFKSHVLAPRGLDYKVMFPGPTGTNSVEAALKLARKVTGREHVVSFTNAFHGMTLGSLAVTGNSMKRGGAGIPLYHATPAPYDDYFDGETTDFLWLERVLNDRGSGIEHPAAVIVETVQGEGGINAARASWLRGLQDLCRRHDIVLIVDDVQAGCGRTGTFFSFEPAGLEPDIVCLSKSLSGYGLPFALTLFRPELDLWEPGEHNGTFRGHNPAFVTATAALEAFWADDVFAKEVQQRSAELGDRLAGIAAGHEGADVRGRGMLQGIAFRDHALAGKVTTAAFERGLLIETSGPEGEVVKVMPPLNIEPADLAHGLDLLDASIEAVR
- the ectA gene encoding diaminobutyrate acetyltransferase; its protein translation is MPAPETDTRVRPQHLEFRRPVVADGASMWRIAKDSGALDLNSSYAYLLWCRDFAATSIVADAGDQLAGFVTGYRRPDQPDTLVVWQVAVAESQRGQGIAGQMLAELADRTVVQPPEQRVDRMETTITPDNEASIALFTSFAHERRCRVEQIPLFHPADFPDGHDTEVLFRIGPWCSR
- a CDS encoding AURKAIP1/COX24 domain-containing protein, translating into MGSLIKKRRKRMRKKKHKKMLKRTRWQRRAAGK